The genomic region GAGAGGGGTGAGAATACTTGGCAGGCGATATGGTTAGGGCGTATCTACGCATCTATGGCAGGGTGCAAGGAGTGTTCTTCCGAGCCACTATGAAGGAGGTTGCCGACCAGCATGGCGTCAAGGGCTGGGTACGCAACATGCCCGACGGAAGCGTTGAAGCCGTGCTTGAGGGGCCTAGAGAGGCCGTGGAGAAGGTGATTGAGTGGGCCCACCACGGCCCACCGCTGGCGCGCGTACGGAAGGTGGTCATAGTCTGGGAGCCCTATAGGGGCGAGTTTGAAGAGTTCTATATACGCTACGACACGGAGCCGTACGTGCCCCGGGAGCTGAAGAGGGAGATCCACGAACTAGAGTAGGGTCTGCATCAGCAACGCTACGAAAAGGTGCTTGTCTCGGCATCTTAGCTGCGTAGCGGTGTTCTTGGCCGTGCTCGCTGAGACGTGTCTCGGCAAGAGGTGCGAGCTAAGGGTATCCGGTATAGGTATTGGTTTTTGGCAGGCTGGGGGCAGGCTCTGGGGGAGGTACGGGCTAAGAGAAGCTGTTGAGGTAATTGGCGCTGCGCTTGAGCACGGCATAGTTCTCTTCGACACCGCCGAGATCTATGGTAACGGTAGGAGCGAGAAGCTGCTAGGAGAGGCACTTAGAAAGCTAAGAAGCCTCGGAGAAGCAGTAATTGTTACCAAGGTTGCAGGGTTCCGGGTGACGTGGAACGGGTTCCGGAAGGCCGTAGAGGGTTCAGTGCGCAGGCTTGGGCGCCGCCCCGATATCGTGCTCTATCATTGGCCTCCTCCCTGGCCCTTCACAGTGTGCAGGGTTGTGAAGCTGCTTGAGAAGCTCGTTGAGCACGGATTGACAAGCTATATCGGTGTCAGCAATTTCAACGCTGCTGACCTCGAGGAGGCCGCGCACTGCGCTAAGAGGCACGAGATACTAGTAGACCAGGTCCACTATAGCCTCGCGCACCGCGTCCCGGAGAAGAGGCTCATACCGCTGGCGCAAAGGCTAGGAGTAAGGATTATGGCGTGGGGGCCCCTGGCCAAGGGCGCTCTAGCAGGGAAGACAAAGCCGGACAATGCTGCAAGGATGCTTGACCCTGTCTTCCTCCGAGCTGCTCGCGACAAGAGGCTACAAGAAGCCTTAGAGACTATTGAAAGGAAGCACGGAGTCTCAAAGGCCGTGATTGCACTAGCGTGGCTTATCGCTAAGAAGGCTATCCCGGTCGTGGGTGCCCGGAGGAGAAAGCACGTAGAGGATGCAGCAAGGGCAGCAACGCTGAAGCTCAGAGAAGAAGATGTAAGAGTCCTCGACAAGGCATCTTCCCGCTACCTCGGAAGAGCAGATTACAGCGAGCTACGCTTCAATAGAGCAATACCGCCCCCGCTGCAATGGTTCACCTATAAGCTGCTTCTGAGAGGAATATAATAATAAACAATACATGCAGCATAGAATAAAAAGATAAAGTAGTGTTTGTTAAAAAGCTAAGACTGGAAGGGGGTATAAAACATTACCTCGTAGGTCATGGGATCGTTGTCCTTAAACCACCAATAGTACCAGCCGAAATCTCGTCCGCTTCTATCATAGATAAAGAATAGCGGTGTTGTATATTGTGAATCGTGTCTACCAGCCTTATAGACATCAATATTTAGTGACCCGCATAAGCCTATTGCTTGCCACGCATTTGCACAGAAAGAAATGCTTGTCGAAACACCAATTTTCTCATCGGTTTCCCTTACTTTATCCCTATAATCGGCAAAGGGGTGTCCACGGCTCCCTTTGACGGGGCCAGTTGCATATGGCGGAGGGCTACTTGGCTGAACATAGTACCCAACCTGGTAAACACCGTCATAATCATTTATTTGTACCGGATAAACCAGGTATGATGGTCCTAAATAACATACTCCAGCAAAGCCATCACTGCTTCCCGGAATGTATTCTTTTGCATACTCTACAAAGCCATATACATAGCCCTTCTCACCATCGCTGACGCTTCCAGGATTCGTACCTGGAGCGTCAACAACGTTTGAAGGTGTAAGCTTCTTCCCGGACTCAGTCCAGGATCCCCACTGACTACACTCGCATGTAAGCAGGTCGTACTCAACACAGTCGCTCATGTAACTTGATAGATAGACAGCGGATGGAGGGTTTAGCTCTAGCTTATACGTTACCTCGAGGCCAGGAATACTATTGAGCTTAGCAAGCCTCGTTGAGGCTACGCATACATCGCTATTACCGAAATTGCATGAAACATAGTTTGGAGCGGAACCTAGGTTTAAAGTCCCATAGTCGCGCTTCTTTATGCTAACCGGTTTTGGCTTGACGGGTTTTGGCTGCGCTAATCCTGCATTTATCTCTACGCTCATTATTGGCTTCTTTATTCTAACTTCGTGGATATGGATACGGGTATATGCACCTACTAGCCTAGCTTTTCTATCGCTGATTTTCTTGTAGCACTTGACGCTTATAAGGTATTCTTGTGGTTCCCGATACAGTATTTTTAGTGCTCCGATATCTGGGTCTCTTTTATAGGCTACCGGTATGGCGTTTTCTATGAAGCTTTTCACGACTACGCTCTGCCCAGGCCTTGTCCTCTTCAAGGCGACTAGTTCGAGGCCGCCTTTCTTTACGGGATTAGAGGGTGTTGGAAACCTTGCCACGTAGACTGTACACCAGTCGGCGTTCACCTTGGGAACTTCTACGTGTAGGTTAATTATAGCGGACTCTTTTCCTTTGACATAGTTGTTGAACAAGATTTGTAGTTCGTCGGCTGCTCTGGATAGGTGGCTTGATGCAGAGATGAGGACAATGGCTGCGAAGGCGATAGCTATTAGTAGTTTAAAACGGCGTTCTCTAGGCAGAGTCACCCTTTCTCGCCACATTAATATGTAAATATAGTGCTATATATATCGCTATCAATATTTACATTTAATTCTGCCACATCCTCGACTACTTACTCCTACAATCAGAAAGCCTAAAGCTAGTTGACAAGCGCTTTCCTATATGTTGGAACAGGCCTAGCTGGTAATCGGTCTCGAGAATAATTGTTCCAGGGCTTCTATTAGGCTTGGCTCGAAGCGTCTATGCTCGTAGAAGTGCTTATTGGGGTCAGCTGTGACTACGTAGAGCCAATAAATAGTGAACAAGCCGAGTGTAATTAGCGAGGCTATTGCGTAGACGAGTGTGTTTCGAGGCTCAATAGTTATCTGGGGAGGCTCAAAATCTATTTGACGGCTCCATAGGGTTTTCCGTACCTCGTAGAAGAATTGTCGCTCGTATTCCTCGTGTTTTGCGAAATCGCTTGTCAGGAAGTGGAGGATGTATATGAGGACGAGTAGTTGGAGCCAGAATAGTATTGACCATCCAAGTATTCCCGAGAATAGGCTCACTACGAGGTACGTGGTTACCCAGAGCCCTGGGTTTCTTTCCCCGAGGATTTTCAGCCTTGTGAGAATTTCCTCCATTTTTGCAAGGTTGTTGGCTAAGCCTGCTGCCCTAAGACTGTCCTTAACGTGTTCCATTAGCTCAAGTGATCTACTAAAGTGATCATCTCTGCGCCTGATAAGTATATATAGGAGTGATATGAAGAGAAGCGCGCCAAGTGTGATTAATGTGTATCCTGCTTTGATTCTGAGTTCTTCTTCGTGCGATAATTCTATGCTGTAGAGGGGCGTTATTGATGCCCTCTGTGCAAGGGATACCGCGACGCTGAACAGTATGAAGGATCCAGTAATTTGTATGAGGAATGATAGGACGGGGAGCCAGCTGGGTATAATCTTGTCGGCTTGTTTCCCTTTTTCAACAATGCTTTTGACGGGCTCAACGTATATGGAGTAGTAGTCGTTGCTCATGGAGCATTACCCGGATTACGTTGTGGTTTACTGTCTAGATGTCTACCCTATATCCATATATAGTCCGGCTTTTCTATATAAGTCTTGCCTCGATATCTCTAAGCTTTATGGGACCCTCCCGGATCAGCTTAACCTTACCGTTCTCCAGCTCTACAACTGTTGATGGTATCCCTCCCGGAGCCGGGCCCGCATCAACAACTACATCTACCGCCCCATTGAGCTGACGTAGCGCTTCCTCGGCTGTACGTGGCGGCTCATGCCTGTGTAGATTAGCGCTCGTGCCTACAAGTGCTCCGCCAGCAAGCTCTATGAGGAGCAACGCTACTCGGTGATTCGGCATCCTTACTCCTATCTTCCCTGTCCCCGCGTGAAGGGCGCGCGGGACCCCTGGTTTTGCGGGCAAGACTATGGTTAGTGGGCCTGGCCAAAACTCCTCCATGAGTATACGTGCTTTCTCCGTAACCTTTACCAGGTTCTCAGCAGCCTCGGGGCCTGAGACGAGTACTGGTAGTGGTCGTGTAGGAGGCCGCTTCTTCGCCTCGTAGACCCGGAGGACGGCTTTCTCGTCGAAGGGGTTAGTCCCTAGGCCGTAAACAGTGTCTGTCGGATAGACAACCAGCATGCCTTTCCTCGCCGCCTCGGCTGCTCTAAGTAATCTATTCTTCTCGGGCTTCAGGGGATCTACACGAATCACAATAGGTTTTACCATGCTCTCAGCCACCTTGAAGTAATTCGGCGAGCCGGCGTAGGAGCTCTTCGTTGCTTGCCAGCGTTCTCACTATGCATTTGAACTGCTTGGTCTCGCTGGGTATCTTCTTGCACTGCTTTATCTCTATGCAAGCCGTCTTGTTTTTGTCTTCGATTTCAGCGCTAACGCATAGGGTGCCGGCTTCCGGGTCGAAACTATAGTCTTTGATCGTTACTTCCTTCCCTATTACATCGCTGAGCAGGTAGCTGAGCTCAAAGGCAAGGTCTATGCTCACCTTAGCCTGCACCCAGGGTTATTGAGAGGACGAAGGGTGCTGATAAGGTTATGGCTATTCCCTGAACCATTCCAATAATTGCTGCCTCCGATCCACCATACACTATTATTACTGGGAGCCCCGTGTCCATTGACGTGGCCCCACCCATAGCTACGGCTGGTACTCCTAGGCCGCGCTTGGCAATGAATGGGTATAGGAGTATGTGCATTGATTCTCTGAACATGTTTGCAAAGAACCCTATAATGCCGTAAAGGGGATCTATCTTTGCCAAGAGGGGACCAGCTAGGCTATACCAGCCAGACGCAGACCCGATAGCCATCCCCACACGGAAAGGAATGCCAAAAGCCAAGGAGAGCACGGCAGCACTGAGGCCACTCACAAGCATCGTTGAGGCCGCGAGTACAATACCCGCCACTACTAGGCGCTGGCTCTTAGAAAAGCCGCGGGCCTCGAACGCTATGACGGCCGAAGCCGCGAATACAAGCACAGCTACTAAGTGAGTAAGCGTGTTACTCACGAATGCGTACGGGAGGAACTCGCTTATAAGAAAGCCGATAACCCAGCCCGTGACTAAGACGAGTACACTGCGCAAAGGCGTGAAGACGAGTATACTACCACTCCTCTTGCCTCCCTCCCCGTCGCCGCCCTGACGACTAGCCTTGGAGACGTAGAGCCGTGTTATCGGCAAAGCAGCGACTAAGCTAGAAAGGGTCGTAGCAATTGAGAAGAAGAGGCTCAGCCCGAGCGCCTCAATTATCTGTGCCAGTTCTCTAAGCCTAATACCGGAGAGCACTCCCACGAGGAAAATAACAGCAAACGCGCTTACGATAACACTGCCCTCACAAATTCTCTTTACAATAGTGCTGTGCCCCGTCCTTAACGCTACTAGTCCAAAGAACATTCCCATCAATAGTGCCACAACAATCTCGTTCAAAACCTCAACACTTCCCTCCAACGAGTGCTTACAAGGACCACCCGTGGAGACTGATTAGCACCACCGCCCCTATGTGCGGAGCATAAATATTTTTCCATGGATAAAGCTCCATGACAAGCCTCTGCCCCTCTACTGTACACGGCCGAGAGGCCAGGGACACAAACCGAGGGAGGTGGGATCCGAGATGAAGGCTCTCAAAAAGATATTCGTCCGCCTAGCCTCAGAGCAGAGGATAAAGCTGCTTGGACTAGCAGCGCTTGCAGCAGTTGCAGTACTTGGATATGGAGATCCCAAGTACTATGCGTTCGGGCTACCCGGCAACAATGACATAATAAGGCTAAACAGTGGCTGGGGCGACATCTTCAGAATAATCCACTAAGATTTGAAATAAGGCGCTATATCTTATCCCTCCCTAACGCGTTTTTACGAGAATCACCCCTTGTTCTCGGAACCTTACTAATGCTTGACCCTGGTTTTTACGTACTGATTTGCATGCTTCTCCGGGCATAGTACTTGTAAAGCCCCTACCATGTTACCAGCAAGGTACCGGGGTAGGCATTGAACAATAATGAGACCGATATTTGCAGGGATCTTGAAAAGCTACTACATGTTGACAACGCTGCGGCTGCTCTTGGCATAAGAGTCGCGTTCTCCGCTTCCTGGGGCAAGGCTGTTGAAGAACTGAGCGGCGAGCCTCTAAGAGGCGAAGAAGAGGCGCTAATGAACTACCTTAGATCAAGGTACAGGCTCGAGGAGCTAAAGGACGACCCTATTGTCCGCGCTTATCGCGACTTCTATTGGAGGATAGGAATAGATCCAACGAAGACCCGGCCCAGCAGTGAGGCCCTGGTGCGTAGGGCTCTCCGCGGTTCATGGCCGCGCATAAACCCGGTTGTTGATGCAGGAAATATCGCGTCCGCGAAATTCATGGTTCCTGTCGGCCTCTATGATCTAGACTCGTTTGTTCCGCCGGCCCGAATAGTGTTAGCGAGAGGAGATGAGGTTTTTGAGCCGATAGGAGGCAGGAAGGAAACTGTCCGAGAGAACGCACCAATAATGATTGATAAACGTGGCGTTGTGATGCACTTGTATCCGCACAGAGATAGCAGAATTACAATGATAAGGAACTCTACGAGAAGGATATTGATTGTTGCAGCAGGGGTGCCCCGGGTAAACACGGAGAGGCTAGTGGCGACAGTTGAGGAGGTTAAGAGGCTGCTTGGGAGGCTTGGCTGGCAGAGCTGCAAGGAAACCATTGTTAAACCCTAGCATGTGCCGACCAGTCTTTGGTCGCGGTGTAGACTCTTTCTATTGTCTGCGCCAAAAGTTTCTAATTCTTCCTAGGAGCTAGAAATGATACCATGGAGAACGAGCACAGAGCTAGGAAGGTGATCTCTTTTCCTTGAAGCTCTACGAGTACGAGTCTAAACAGATCTTCGCAAAGTATGGTATACCGGTGCCCCGGGGCTTCGTTCTTGAAAGGGGGCAAAGCATCAAGGAGTTGATGGAAAAGCATGGCATAAAGCCACCAGTCGCTATTAAGAGCCAGGTCCTCGTCGGCGGCCGCGGGAAAGCCGGTGGAATCAAG from Pyrofollis japonicus harbors:
- a CDS encoding B3/B4 domain-containing protein, with protein sequence MNNNETDICRDLEKLLHVDNAAAALGIRVAFSASWGKAVEELSGEPLRGEEEALMNYLRSRYRLEELKDDPIVRAYRDFYWRIGIDPTKTRPSSEALVRRALRGSWPRINPVVDAGNIASAKFMVPVGLYDLDSFVPPARIVLARGDEVFEPIGGRKETVRENAPIMIDKRGVVMHLYPHRDSRITMIRNSTRRILIVAAGVPRVNTERLVATVEEVKRLLGRLGWQSCKETIVKP
- a CDS encoding DUF4234 domain-containing protein, producing the protein MSNDYYSIYVEPVKSIVEKGKQADKIIPSWLPVLSFLIQITGSFILFSVAVSLAQRASITPLYSIELSHEEELRIKAGYTLITLGALLFISLLYILIRRRDDHFSRSLELMEHVKDSLRAAGLANNLAKMEEILTRLKILGERNPGLWVTTYLVVSLFSGILGWSILFWLQLLVLIYILHFLTSDFAKHEEYERQFFYEVRKTLWSRQIDFEPPQITIEPRNTLVYAIASLITLGLFTIYWLYVVTADPNKHFYEHRRFEPSLIEALEQLFSRPITS
- a CDS encoding aldo/keto reductase → MSRHLSCVAVFLAVLAETCLGKRCELRVSGIGIGFWQAGGRLWGRYGLREAVEVIGAALEHGIVLFDTAEIYGNGRSEKLLGEALRKLRSLGEAVIVTKVAGFRVTWNGFRKAVEGSVRRLGRRPDIVLYHWPPPWPFTVCRVVKLLEKLVEHGLTSYIGVSNFNAADLEEAAHCAKRHEILVDQVHYSLAHRVPEKRLIPLAQRLGVRIMAWGPLAKGALAGKTKPDNAARMLDPVFLRAARDKRLQEALETIERKHGVSKAVIALAWLIAKKAIPVVGARRRKHVEDAARAATLKLREEDVRVLDKASSRYLGRADYSELRFNRAIPPPLQWFTYKLLLRGI
- a CDS encoding L-threonylcarbamoyladenylate synthase; the encoded protein is MVKPIVIRVDPLKPEKNRLLRAAEAARKGMLVVYPTDTVYGLGTNPFDEKAVLRVYEAKKRPPTRPLPVLVSGPEAAENLVKVTEKARILMEEFWPGPLTIVLPAKPGVPRALHAGTGKIGVRMPNHRVALLLIELAGGALVGTSANLHRHEPPRTAEEALRQLNGAVDVVVDAGPAPGGIPSTVVELENGKVKLIREGPIKLRDIEARLI
- a CDS encoding acylphosphatase, which translates into the protein MVRAYLRIYGRVQGVFFRATMKEVADQHGVKGWVRNMPDGSVEAVLEGPREAVEKVIEWAHHGPPLARVRKVVIVWEPYRGEFEEFYIRYDTEPYVPRELKREIHELE
- a CDS encoding lysine exporter LysO family protein — its product is MNEIVVALLMGMFFGLVALRTGHSTIVKRICEGSVIVSAFAVIFLVGVLSGIRLRELAQIIEALGLSLFFSIATTLSSLVAALPITRLYVSKASRQGGDGEGGKRSGSILVFTPLRSVLVLVTGWVIGFLISEFLPYAFVSNTLTHLVAVLVFAASAVIAFEARGFSKSQRLVVAGIVLAASTMLVSGLSAAVLSLAFGIPFRVGMAIGSASGWYSLAGPLLAKIDPLYGIIGFFANMFRESMHILLYPFIAKRGLGVPAVAMGGATSMDTGLPVIIVYGGSEAAIIGMVQGIAITLSAPFVLSITLGAG